In a single window of the Acinetobacter tibetensis genome:
- a CDS encoding HpcH/HpaI aldolase/citrate lyase family protein: MKQLQHAIELGATMYIPATHEQLWEVTEGIKFPILKSIAVCLEDAVLEKDVQTAMVNLKHLLQKRLEQPNLKAPAIFIRPRNIEMAKHIVDWDLNHTYSGMILPKFTLHDLKQWMDILPPNINLMPTLETKEIFDMGHNMELNQALKYDFHKTLCLRIGGNDLLSCLHLRRPKNSTIYQTPVGMLIAQLAGLFIPAGFQLSSPVCEHIDRTQLLMDELCQDMNNGIYTKTAIHPSQIEYIHRAFQINSEEFNEAQQILAQDAKSVFKSHGSMLEPATHRNWAEMILLRYKTFGLSKPQASSQDKFMLNTFSL; the protein is encoded by the coding sequence ATGAAACAACTGCAACATGCGATTGAGCTGGGTGCAACCATGTACATTCCTGCAACCCATGAGCAATTATGGGAAGTGACTGAAGGCATTAAATTTCCGATACTGAAGTCTATTGCGGTCTGTTTAGAAGATGCCGTGTTGGAAAAAGATGTACAAACAGCCATGGTCAACTTAAAGCACTTATTACAAAAACGTTTAGAGCAGCCAAACTTAAAAGCACCTGCGATATTTATTCGCCCTAGAAATATTGAAATGGCGAAACATATTGTCGATTGGGACTTAAATCACACCTATAGTGGCATGATTTTACCCAAGTTTACGCTGCACGATTTAAAGCAGTGGATGGACATTTTGCCACCCAATATCAACCTGATGCCGACGCTTGAAACCAAAGAAATTTTTGATATGGGTCATAATATGGAGCTTAATCAAGCACTCAAATATGACTTTCATAAAACCCTATGTCTAAGAATTGGCGGTAATGACCTGTTGTCCTGTTTACATTTACGTCGCCCTAAAAACAGTACGATTTACCAAACTCCAGTGGGGATGTTAATTGCACAATTGGCAGGCTTATTTATTCCAGCGGGCTTTCAACTCAGTTCACCCGTATGTGAACATATTGACCGCACGCAATTGCTGATGGATGAATTATGCCAAGATATGAATAACGGCATTTATACCAAAACGGCCATTCATCCCTCACAAATTGAATATATTCATCGCGCCTTTCAAATCAATAGCGAAGAATTTAATGAAGCACAGCAAATTTTAGCGCAAGATGCGAAAAGTGTATTTAAAAGCCACGGCTCCATGTTAGAACCAGCGACACATCGTAATTGGGCAGAAATGATTTTATTACGCTATAAAACTTTTGGTTTATCTAAACCTCAAGCCTCAAGCCAAGATAAATTCATGCTCAATACATTCTCACTTTAA